The proteins below come from a single Triticum aestivum cultivar Chinese Spring chromosome 5D, IWGSC CS RefSeq v2.1, whole genome shotgun sequence genomic window:
- the LOC123126340 gene encoding receptor-like protein 56, whose translation MHPPAKMLLLLAGVVAVLLATSSHVSAACTPQERDALLAIKRGITGEIGTAGLLASWRKDEDCCRWRGVRFLPGKCLPHLGKLSKLHYLDLSPYDYNYVSSKDLSWLTRLQFPRYLNLGAVDLSTVADWPHVVNALPSLRSLHLHRCALISAHQSLPQLNLSTTIEDLDLSENNFDHPIASCWLWNLTRLKHLYLEANIGLYGQLPDALGGMVSLQELSLSQFTNNMSMDSADLKNLCNLRFLDLGYSFTHGIKAEKLPQCSSNKLQELYLDGNQLTGTLEDWMGHRTSLVVLWLS comes from the exons ATGCACCCTCCTGCAAAGATgctgctcctcctcgccggcgtcgtTGCCGTACTGCTCGCCACCTCGTCCCATGTGTCAGCCGCCTGCACACCGCAGGAGCGGGACGCACTGCTGGCCATCAAGCGAGGCATCACCGGCGAGATCGGCACCGCTGGTCTCCTCGCCTCATGGCGGAAAGACGAAGACTGCTGCCGGTGGAGAGGTGTCCG TTTTCTCCCGGGGAAGTGCCTCCCCCACCTTGGCAAACTCTCAAAGCTGCACTATCTTGACCTCTCACCCTATGACTATAACTATGTGTCCTCCAAGGATCTCTCATGGTTAACACGTCTACAGTTTCCAAGGTATCTCAACCTGGGTGCCGTAGACCTGAGCACAGTAGCCGATTGGCCTCATGTGGTCAACGCCCTTCCGTCTTTGAGGTCCCTTCATCTTCATCGTTGTGCGCTAATTAGTGCCCACCAGTCGCTCCCACAATTAAACCTCAGTACAACCATTGAGGATCTCGACCTCTCTGAAAACAACTTTGACCACCCGATTGCCTCTTGCTGGTTATGGAACCTAACAAGACTCAAGCATCTCTACCTTGAAGCTAACATTGGACTATATGGTCAGCTTCCGGATGCATTGGGCGGTATGGTATCCTTGCAAGAATTATCCTTATCACAATTTACTAACAATATGAGCATGGACTCGGCAGACTTGAAGAACCTATGCAACTTGAGGTTCCTAGACCTTGGTTATTCTTTCACACACGGAATTAAAGCGGAGAAGCTGCCGCAATGTTCGTCAAACAAATTGCAGGAGTTGTACCTGGACGGAAACCAGTTGACAGGAACTCTTGAAGATTGGATGGGACACCGCACCAGCTTAGTCGTTCTTTGGCTCTCCTAG